One Helicobacter suis HS1 genomic window, AAGCCATTACAGACACTCAAGAGGCTATCTCTTTTGGTGTTCCTAGCACTTCAACTACTTTAAGCCTCGCATTAGGTGATGTGCTAGCAGCATGCTTAATGGAGGTTAAAAATTTTAGTAGAGAGGATTTTGCTAAATTACACCCGATTGCCTATGTGTATGCGCAAGGTTATGCGAGTGCAGAAATGAAACACGGACCCATTGCTCTAGCTGATTGCAATTTATAGGCTTGTTCCCTTTTTGCTTTAGTTGAGGCTAATGATAAATGCTTAGGCAATGCTTTATTAGTTGATGATCAACAAAGACTAATAGGGATTTTAAGCGATGGGGATATTAGACGTGCTTATTTTCAGATCAATACCCCCACTACCCCCACTACATGCCCGAATTTTTTAGCATGCTTGTTGTTTTACAACTCTTTGCCCTTGAAATGGCACAATTAAAAGGCTTAAATGTAGATAAGCCCCGTAATCTAGCTAAAAGTGTAACTGACCAAAAGAAAGTTTTAGGCGTTTTACACTTGCATACTTTATTTTATCCACCTTCAGGGAATAACTAACAGAGAGACATCACTCCCTTACTTTGGCATTTAAACTATCTTTTAAAGCGTTTTGATCAAAGAGATATTTTTTCTATAGCTACTCTTAAAAATAGCGCATTTAAGTTTGAGTGATTTTATTTTGATGAAACGGGGGAGTATGGATATTCCAGAAACTCTAAACATGGCCTTTTACACACAAATAGGAGAACGAGTAGAGGAACTAAAAGAACATATCAATGCTTTAAATAAATACAAGCGAGAGATGTTAGTTTTTTAGAAAGGATTTTTATGTGCGGGATTATGGGCTATATTGGAATAGCAGATAAAAAAACTCTCTTGCTTGAAGGGTTAAAGGAATTAGATTATCGGGGGTATGATAGCGCAGGGCTAGCAACAATTAGAGTTGCTGATTTTAAATTAGAAGTCTTTAAAACAAGTGGCAAAATTACAGCCCTAGAGGCATTAACGCAAAATTTTAGTGCACCCGGGCTTGGAGTAGGCATTGCCCACACCCGCTGGGCTACACATGGCAAACCCACTACCGCCAACGCCCACCCCCATGTTTATCAAAATAGCGCTCTTGTGCACAATGGAATCATTGAAAATTATGCCATGCTTAAAGCGGATTTAAAAACAAAAGGGCATGTTTTTAGTAGCCAAACAGATAGCGAGGTAGTCGTCCATATCTTTGAAGAGGAATTAGCAAATCTATCTAACTCTAATAGTATTTCTCAAGATTTAGCTTTGCAGGCTTTTAAAAACACCATTGCTAAATTAGAGGGGGCGTATGCGATTTTGCTTATCCATGCCAAATTACCCACTTGTATTTTTTATGCTAAAAACCGCTCGCCCTTGCTTCTTGCTAAGACTCAAGATAGTGTTTATTTTGCTAGTGCTGAAAGCGGGCTTATTGGTAGAGCGGAGCAAATGGTGCGTTTAGAAGAGGGGGCACTTGGGTGCATGGATTATAACACTCCTCTGCATTTTAAAACCACTCCCATTTCAAAAGATATACAAGAGAGCAATAAAGAAGGTTTTGCTACTTTTATGGAAAAAGAAATCTATGAGCAAGATAAAATTTTAACTCTATTAGATAGATGGACACCCACCCATGCGCATTTAGAACTCCCTAAAGGTTTTTTAGATCAGATTTCTACTGTAACAATTAGTGCTTGTGGATCAAGTTATCACGCCGCTTTAGTGGCAAAATATCTCATAGAAAGCCTAGCCCATGTTAAAGTACAAGTTGAGCTAGCTAGTGAATACCGCTATGGGCATTTTGCAACTAGACAAGATGAGCTTTTTATCGCGATTTCTCAAAGTGGCGAGAGTGCAGATACTTTAGAGGCTTTAAAATTAGCTAAGAATTTAGGGCTAAAAACTTTAGGGGTTTGTAATACGCAAAACTCTACAATGGGCGCGCTAGCAGACGCCACTCTTTTAACCCGCGCTGGATTAGAAAAAAGTGTGGCTTCTACTAAAGCTTTTTCTAGTCAAGTTTTACTTCTATGGCTTTTAGCGCTTGTGCTGGCTAAACAAAATAAATTAGATACAAAAGTACTACATAGCGAAATGCAAGCTTTAAAAACGAGCATGCAAGCCATTACAGACACACTCAAACTACATGAAAAAGTTAAAGAAATTAGCAAACACATTTTAGATCAAAACCCACAGGGTTATTTTTTCATGGGGCGGGGTGTGTTTTATCCTTTGGCTTTAGAAGGGGCGCTTAAATTAAAAGAAATTGCCTATGTGTATGCGCAAGGTTATGCGAGTGCAGAAATGAAACACGGACCCATTGCTCTAGCTGATTGCAATTTATTATGCACCGCCCTTTTACCCGCTAATTTACTTTTTGCTAAAAATTGTAGCAGTGTTGAGGAATTACAAGCCCGTGATGCGCGTATCTTTGCCCTAAGCCCTGAAAATATTACTAATGCCCATTTTCAGATCAATACCCCCCACTACCCCCACTACATGCCCGAATTTTTTAGCATGCTTGTTGTTTTACAACTCTTTGCCCTTGAAATGGCACAATTAAAAGGCTTAAATGTAGATAAGCCCCGTAATCTAGCTAAAAGTGTAACTGTTGAGTAATTTATCTTCTGAATCTTTACCCATTCCCATTTGCATTATCCACCTTCTTAAAACCCCCCAAGAGAGAGACATCACTCCCTTACTTTGGCATTTAAACTATCTTTTAAAGCGTTTTGATCAAAGAGATATTTTTTCTATTGCCATTTTTAAGGCTATCCATGGACACCAAGATTTTTTACAACAAGGAATCACCTTTGAACACACCCACCCGGTTTTAAACGATTTTAGCCCCCATTTGCCCAGCTTTAAAGAGTGTTTACAATTAGCCTCTTTAGCGCTTAAAACGCCTTTGGATTTTTTAAGTTTTAAACAACTGGGGCGTTTTGCAAGCCATTATTTGCTGTGGCAAGAATGTGTGCGGCTCAAACGCCCTATGATTATTTTAGAAGACGATGTATTGCCCACAAATGATTTTTTTGGAAAGTGCCATTTGAGTTTAGAAGCCTTGCATGCGGATAAAGCCCAGATAATACGCCTCCTTGTCCATTCTAAAAGGCGTTGTGCAAAAACCTCTATCAACTATAACTTTGATCACCTTTTTAGCCCGCAAGGACTAGGTGCACATGGCTACATGTTAAACCCTAATGGAGCGCATAAGCTCTTAAAAGCCTGCCCTCCTCTTTGGACATTAAAAGTAGACACCTATATAGATTCTTATTACAACCACCACGCACTCACCTTTACCCTTAAGTCTGCTATTCTGCTTATTAACCCATTAGATTCAGAAAGCCCCCCCACTAGTACGGATTATTTCAAGGGTAAATTAAAATGGTTGTTATATCTTCTGCGTACTTGTAACTGCATTCTTAAGATTAAGTTATTTGCCAAGCACTATCTATCCTTATTTTTAAGACCCTCTTAAATAGCAAAAATCCTAGCCAAAAAGTACGCAACACACGCGCAATTTGCGGTTAAGATGAACGCGCATAAAAATTACTTTCATGAATGGGCACATTTGGGAGGGGTTAAGCTTATGGGTGTGATTATGCATAATCAAGTTAAGATTATTTTTACAAACGGCGAAATTTAGCTGAGCCATAATCCCGTTTCATCAACACCCAAATCTAACGCGAAAAACTCCTCCGTATTAGCTTTTTTTAATCGTATTTGACTCAATTAAAGCGCCATTTAACCCCGGTTAAACCCGGGTAAAGGCACATCAAAAGCTTTTTGCAAAGTCCCTAAACCCACAAACAAGCCCAAATGTTTTTAGCATTTAGGCGTTTTATTAATAAAGCTCCGATCTTATCATTTACCCACCAATTTATTTAGTTTCTCTGGATAGCGTGATCCTTCTATTTTAATCCGGCGCTTTGGCCTTATTTCTACCGATCATTTAGGTTTTATACAGGCTATGGGTAATTCTATGGAGCCTCGTATCAAAGAAAATGATTTATTGTTATTCCAAAGCGATGGTACCCGTTATGAGGGGGCGATTTATGTGGTGAATTTAGGGGGCGAGTATTATATCCGCCGTCTTAGCAAACGCCCTAAAATATCTCTAATTAGTGATAATCCTGTTTACCAACCCATTACAGTACACAATTTGGACGAATTAGCTATTTTAGGTAGAGTAGTGGGGGTTTTACACAGCTTTAGTTTATAAAAGAAGCGGGAGCGAAGGCCGTCGCATGCGACAAGGGGGTATCATGATGGCTCCAGACTATTCTCACTGGCATGGGGTCTTTGAGGTGCAGCAAGATATTAGAAAGCTTAGAAAAATCTACGCTAAACGCATCAAAACTAATCAAATTGAGGATTAGTGTTGCTGCAGGGATAACCCCTGCAGGTATGCCCTTTAAATTGCATAAATGAGGGCACTTTTAAAGCACTTTTAGTTATAATCGGGCAAAAAGGCCAAATCAATGTTACGCTTTGCCCCCTCTCCAAGACTCCTGAGGTAGATGCTTACCATTTGGATAAACATGGCGGTAAAAATGGCGTGGGTTTTAAGGCCACTTGTGTGGATTGTCATTTACCCCATGACAACATTATCAATTACTTTGTAACAAAAACATCAAGAAATCTTAGAGATGTATATGGTAACACTTTTAAAAACCCGTATAAATTTGACTGGGAGGAAAATAGACGGCGCGCAAAAGAATATGTTTTTGATTCTGGTTGTTTGCGCTGCCATGAAGATCTTAAAAGTGAAACCACTTCTAACATGAAAGCCTTTTTGCCTCACCGCGACTACTTTACCGGGCTTTCACACAAAAAATGCGTAGAATGCCATTTAGATCAAGTAGGCCATAAAAATTTAGGCCTCCATTTCAAAGCCTTTTTGAAAAAAGATTACAAACCCTATCCTAGAGCTTTCTTGGTACAGGGTAGTAAGCAAACGCTAGAAGAGTTAAGTGAAATTAAACCCGCCTCAGATTCTGCGATGGCTGATCGTAAAATCCAAACAAAGACCCAGACAAAGGAGTAAAAATGTGCTTTAACCCGACTAAAGGAGAGAACCATGCGTGCTTCTAGCAAAATGCATTTGCTAGCCTTGATGTTTATGTGTCTTGTAGGGGTGGCTTCTGCTCGCTCTCACACGAGTAACGCCCATACGAGTAGCGCTCACACAAATAGCGCCAACACAGGGGGGGGTACGAGTATTGATAATGGTATGGATACGCAACTACCCCTTAAAACTTTTAGGGGCATGACCGGGGAAGCTAAGGGTTGTATTGAATGCCATGCTAAGAAAAATCCGGGCATTGTGGCTGATTGGAAGATGAGTCGCCACGCCCACGCAGGGGTGAGTTGTATTGATTGCCATGGAATCACTAAAGATAGCCCCATGCTCACTATGGACGGGCATGAAGGTT contains:
- a CDS encoding glycosyltransferase family 25 protein, encoding MSNLSSESLPIPICIIHLLKTPQERDITPLLWHLNYLLKRFDQRDIFSIAIFKAIHGHQDFLQQGITFEHTHPVLNDFSPHLPSFKECLQLASLALKTPLDFLSFKQLGRFASHYLLWQECVRLKRPMIILEDDVLPTNDFFGKCHLSLEALHADKAQIIRLLVHSKRRCAKTSINYNFDHLFSPQGLGAHGYMLNPNGAHKLLKACPPLWTLKVDTYIDSYYNHHALTFTLKSAILLINPLDSESPPTSTDYFKGKLKWLLYLLRTCNCILKIKLFAKHYLSLFLRPS
- a CDS encoding DUF2443 family protein, with amino-acid sequence MSDFILMKRGSMDIPETLNMAFYTQIGERVEELKEHINALNKYKREMLVF
- the glmS gene encoding glutamine--fructose-6-phosphate transaminase (isomerizing); this translates as MCGIMGYIGIADKKTLLLEGLKELDYRGYDSAGLATIRVADFKLEVFKTSGKITALEALTQNFSAPGLGVGIAHTRWATHGKPTTANAHPHVYQNSALVHNGIIENYAMLKADLKTKGHVFSSQTDSEVVVHIFEEELANLSNSNSISQDLALQAFKNTIAKLEGAYAILLIHAKLPTCIFYAKNRSPLLLAKTQDSVYFASAESGLIGRAEQMVRLEEGALGCMDYNTPLHFKTTPISKDIQESNKEGFATFMEKEIYEQDKILTLLDRWTPTHAHLELPKGFLDQISTVTISACGSSYHAALVAKYLIESLAHVKVQVELASEYRYGHFATRQDELFIAISQSGESADTLEALKLAKNLGLKTLGVCNTQNSTMGALADATLLTRAGLEKSVASTKAFSSQVLLLWLLALVLAKQNKLDTKVLHSEMQALKTSMQAITDTLKLHEKVKEISKHILDQNPQGYFFMGRGVFYPLALEGALKLKEIAYVYAQGYASAEMKHGPIALADCNLLCTALLPANLLFAKNCSSVEELQARDARIFALSPENITNAHFQINTPHYPHYMPEFFSMLVVLQLFALEMAQLKGLNVDKPRNLAKSVTVE
- a CDS encoding S24 family peptidase; the encoded protein is MGNSMEPRIKENDLLLFQSDGTRYEGAIYVVNLGGEYYIRRLSKRPKISLISDNPVYQPITVHNLDELAILGRVVGVLHSFSL
- a CDS encoding cytochrome c3 family protein; this translates as MDKHGGKNGVGFKATCVDCHLPHDNIINYFVTKTSRNLRDVYGNTFKNPYKFDWEENRRRAKEYVFDSGCLRCHEDLKSETTSNMKAFLPHRDYFTGLSHKKCVECHLDQVGHKNLGLHFKAFLKKDYKPYPRAFLVQGSKQTLEELSEIKPASDSAMADRKIQTKTQTKE